Proteins encoded by one window of Deinococcus aerophilus:
- a CDS encoding CaiB/BaiF CoA transferase family protein yields the protein MTTPPTASAGLPLSGVRVVDLTRVLTGPFCTMLLGDLGADVIKVEPPGGDDTRGWGPPFQEGPGEEGRRGRESSYFLSVNRNKRSVVLDLKSEDGLAAARRLIAGSDILVENFRPGTLERLGLGWNALHAEHPRLIYASISGFGQSGPYRDRAGYDVIAQGMGGMMSYNGEVGGPPLRVGVAVADVFSGSLITQAILAALYARERTGQGERVDVNLLESVIALGSSQVGRYLATGEIPVPVGNDHRSIVPYGTVACGDGFVNIAVGNDTLWRRFCAALDLSELGAEARFATNEGRVNSRAELDTLMLRGLARFTRQEVMNRLEVAGVPCGPVYDMAEVFADPHVQARGVAVEVAHPTLGTTTVTAPPWTIGGQTPPVRRAPPTLGQHTAEVLGELD from the coding sequence ATGACCACGCCGCCTACCGCCTCTGCTGGCCTGCCCCTGTCGGGCGTGCGCGTGGTCGACCTGACCCGCGTGCTGACCGGCCCCTTCTGCACCATGCTGCTCGGCGATCTGGGCGCGGACGTGATCAAGGTGGAGCCGCCCGGCGGCGACGACACGCGCGGCTGGGGACCACCGTTTCAGGAGGGTCCCGGTGAGGAAGGTCGGCGGGGGCGCGAGTCCAGCTACTTTCTGAGCGTCAACCGCAACAAGCGCAGCGTCGTGCTGGACCTCAAGTCTGAAGACGGTCTGGCCGCTGCCCGCCGCCTGATCGCCGGAAGCGACATCCTGGTCGAGAATTTCCGTCCCGGCACGCTGGAGCGGCTGGGCCTGGGCTGGAACGCGCTGCACGCCGAGCACCCCCGGCTGATCTACGCGAGCATCTCGGGCTTCGGGCAGTCCGGGCCATACCGCGACCGCGCCGGATACGACGTGATCGCGCAGGGCATGGGCGGCATGATGAGCTACAACGGCGAGGTGGGCGGGCCGCCGCTGCGGGTGGGGGTGGCCGTGGCCGATGTGTTCTCCGGATCGCTGATCACGCAGGCGATTCTGGCGGCGCTGTATGCCCGCGAGCGCACCGGCCAGGGCGAGCGGGTAGACGTCAACCTGCTCGAAAGCGTGATTGCGCTGGGATCGTCGCAGGTGGGACGCTATCTCGCCACCGGAGAGATTCCCGTGCCGGTGGGGAACGACCACCGCTCCATCGTGCCGTACGGAACGGTGGCCTGCGGCGACGGCTTCGTGAACATCGCCGTGGGCAACGACACGCTGTGGCGGCGCTTCTGCGCGGCGCTGGACTTAAGCGAACTGGGGGCCGAGGCCCGCTTCGCCACCAACGAGGGCCGCGTGAACAGCCGCGCCGAGCTGGATACGCTGATGCTGCGCGGACTGGCCCGCTTTACCCGCCAGGAGGTGATGAATCGGTTGGAGGTGGCGGGCGTGCCCTGCGGCCCGGTCTACGACATGGCCGAGGTCTTTGCTGACCCGCACGTGCAGGCGCGGGGCGTGGCGGTGGAGGTGGCGCACCCGACCCTGGGGACCACCACCGTCACCGCGCCGCCGTGGACTATCGGGGGGCAGACCCCGCCGGTGCGCCGCGCCCCGCCCACGCTGGGGCAGCACACGGCGGAGGTTCTGGGCGAACTGGATTAG
- a CDS encoding DUF1905 domain-containing protein, which produces MMSMTLKFSGPVWYWKGPAPHYFVTVPAEQAQAIRAAARFVTYGWGMIPVRARVSGTEWKTSLFPKDGLYILPVKLAVRKAEKIGEGDQVTVHMQVGG; this is translated from the coding sequence ATGATGTCCATGACCCTTAAATTCAGCGGTCCCGTCTGGTACTGGAAAGGCCCAGCCCCGCACTATTTTGTGACGGTCCCCGCCGAACAGGCCCAGGCCATCAGGGCGGCGGCCCGGTTCGTCACCTACGGCTGGGGCATGATTCCGGTCAGGGCCAGGGTGAGCGGCACCGAATGGAAAACGTCACTGTTTCCCAAAGATGGGTTGTACATTCTGCCGGTCAAGCTGGCGGTTCGAAAGGCCGAAAAGATCGGGGAAGGCGACCAAGTGACTGTGCACATGCAGGTGGGCGGATGA
- a CDS encoding acyl-CoA thioesterase produces MASPTPPLPSPATRIPAHNWADAHRTAIQLRFADVDAMGHINNARYAEFLEVARMDMSVALGIDGEEDHSVLARLEIDYVQEIRLGQAVVVESLVERVGRSSWTVAARFVADGRPCAFARSVQVRVNAARTPEALPEGFLTRVQPLLARPAAQPQP; encoded by the coding sequence ATGGCCTCTCCGACCCCCCCGCTGCCCTCCCCCGCCACACGGATTCCCGCCCACAACTGGGCCGACGCCCACCGAACGGCGATCCAGCTGCGTTTTGCCGATGTGGACGCCATGGGCCACATCAACAACGCCCGCTACGCCGAGTTTCTGGAAGTCGCCCGCATGGACATGTCGGTGGCCCTGGGCATCGACGGCGAGGAGGACCACTCGGTCCTGGCGCGGCTGGAAATCGACTACGTGCAGGAGATCCGGCTGGGACAGGCGGTGGTGGTCGAGTCGCTGGTGGAGCGCGTGGGCCGCAGCAGCTGGACGGTCGCGGCGCGCTTTGTCGCCGATGGCCGGCCGTGCGCCTTCGCCCGTTCGGTGCAGGTGCGCGTGAACGCCGCCCGCACGCCCGAGGCGCTGCCCGAAGGCTTTCTCACGCGGGTGCAGCCGCTGCTCGCCCGCCCCGCCGCCCAGCCCCAGCCATGA
- a CDS encoding cell division protein FtsB has translation MTDAPPPPPPPRRAVWWRRLSLRRLGRLPLSMMLTSLLAALGIVQLSFQLGNTVYRSVTWTQQTREARASIRQLERDVKILQDARSATLTPDYLRDLARCQGFVGERETVVVSPNAPNNPGENCKALRLP, from the coding sequence ATGACCGACGCCCCCCCGCCCCCGCCCCCGCCGCGCCGCGCGGTGTGGTGGAGACGGCTGAGCCTGCGCCGCCTGGGACGGCTGCCCCTGAGCATGATGCTGACCAGTCTGCTGGCTGCCCTGGGCATCGTGCAGCTCAGCTTCCAGCTGGGCAACACCGTGTACCGCAGCGTGACGTGGACCCAGCAGACCCGTGAGGCCCGGGCCAGCATCCGCCAGCTGGAACGTGACGTGAAGATCCTGCAAGACGCCCGCAGCGCGACCCTGACGCCCGACTACCTGCGCGACTTGGCCCGCTGCCAGGGCTTTGTAGGCGAGCGGGAAACCGTGGTCGTCAGTCCCAACGCCCCCAACAACCCCGGGGAGAACTGCAAGGCGTTGCGGCTGCCGTAA
- a CDS encoding ROK family protein, whose product MTNLPLPEQVSIGVDVGGTKIATGVLRGDELQDRHVQPTPETGWEAVLDAIAAQIMDLQARHPDARLIGVGIPGPLNSDRTRVKFAPNIYGFVDVPMVDGLRERLAQRIVLENDAKAAALAEAHLGAARGTESSIYVTVSTGIGAGIVLNGRIWRGRHGVAGELGHITVMPGGPVSGAGLDGALEAIASGTAIARDASYALNREVSTAEAFSLAQQGHPGVRRVVAQAMKHIGVALADLQKVIDPEVFVIGGGVASVGDYFFHGVQAAADEYAQGFAPVTIRRAQLGPDAGVIGAALAARHG is encoded by the coding sequence ATGACCAACCTCCCCCTTCCCGAACAGGTCAGCATCGGCGTCGATGTGGGCGGAACCAAGATCGCCACCGGCGTGCTGCGCGGTGACGAGCTGCAAGACCGCCACGTTCAGCCCACCCCCGAAACCGGCTGGGAGGCCGTTCTGGATGCCATCGCCGCGCAGATCATGGACCTGCAGGCCCGGCACCCCGACGCCCGCCTGATCGGCGTGGGCATTCCGGGGCCGCTGAACAGCGACCGCACCCGGGTCAAGTTTGCGCCCAACATCTACGGCTTTGTGGACGTGCCGATGGTGGACGGCCTGCGCGAACGGCTCGCCCAGCGCATCGTGCTGGAAAACGACGCCAAGGCCGCCGCGCTGGCCGAGGCCCACCTGGGCGCGGCGCGCGGCACCGAGAGCAGCATCTACGTGACCGTCAGCACCGGCATCGGTGCGGGCATCGTGCTGAACGGCCGCATCTGGCGCGGGCGGCACGGAGTGGCCGGCGAGCTGGGCCACATCACCGTGATGCCCGGCGGCCCGGTGAGCGGCGCGGGCCTGGACGGTGCGCTGGAAGCCATCGCGAGCGGCACCGCCATCGCCCGTGACGCCAGCTACGCCCTCAACCGCGAGGTCAGCACCGCCGAGGCCTTCAGTCTGGCGCAGCAGGGCCACCCCGGAGTGCGGCGGGTGGTCGCACAGGCCATGAAGCATATCGGCGTGGCCCTCGCCGACCTGCAGAAGGTGATCGACCCGGAAGTGTTCGTGATCGGCGGCGGGGTCGCCAGTGTCGGGGATTACTTCTTCCACGGCGTGCAGGCCGCCGCCGACGAGTACGCGCAGGGCTTTGCGCCCGTGACCATCCGCCGCGCCCAGCTCGGCCCCGACGCGGGCGTGATCGGTGCGGCCCTGGCCGCGCGGCACGGCTGA
- a CDS encoding xanthine dehydrogenase family protein molybdopterin-binding subunit, with protein MKDTKHLGKRRRIIDGLEKVRGKARYTADLSLAGMLHARPVLSPYPHAHIRAIDTAAALALPGVVAVLTGQDLNAGRTAHSRPSMLLAQDEVRFAGQPVAVVVAATEAQAADAAAVLDIDYEVLDSVDDAEQAMTDTQLVWPQGVPQADSSLAGLHGGEASVQGDETRSNIDERRVFERGDVESALAAAHIVIERTYTNARVHQSYLEPHAVVAQPGVRPGQVTVYTSTQGQYAVRSEVAGALGLRTGDVRIEPMTVGGGFGAKYGIVDALVTAVALHVDRPVRMVLSRSEDMLTTMPAPSTSIRVRLGADEHGQIVGLDVQAVIENGLFRFGHAGIIATVVGGMYRCDHVRIETLEVLTHRPPVGAYRAPGVPQALFALESSVDELAHTLGHDPLELRLQNAVQGGDSTGTGRPWPDIGLKACLERAREHPLWQSRGTVPHEGVGLAVGGWPGGFSPAGAVCRVDTDGTVRLHVGSVDISGVHSSMVLIVAETLGIDPEAVEIVQGTTDSGPYAPASGGSQVTISLSGAVLGASQQVREQLLDLAASHFEAHREDIELSEGQARVRGVAGQSVNLGELAQRGQRLPGGPGPVVAEGRAAIKGGAPGFTAQLMRVRVDPDTGHVTPLDAVCIQDVGYALNPLLVEGQMHGGAAQGLSMGLYEGMHFEGGTLTNPNFLEYVFPTSSDLPPIDAVIVERPSEHGPFGARIVGEPPITAGAAAIANAIRAAAGVRVTQLPATAEHVWQLMQQRDQQAGHPPGRTEAPHPS; from the coding sequence GTGAAGGACACGAAACACCTCGGCAAACGGCGCAGGATCATCGACGGTCTCGAAAAGGTCCGGGGCAAGGCGCGCTACACGGCCGATCTCTCCCTGGCGGGCATGCTGCACGCCCGGCCCGTGCTCTCTCCATATCCCCACGCCCACATCCGGGCCATCGACACCGCCGCCGCCCTGGCCCTGCCCGGTGTGGTGGCCGTATTGACCGGACAGGACCTGAACGCTGGGCGCACCGCCCACTCGCGTCCGAGCATGCTGCTCGCGCAGGACGAGGTCCGCTTTGCCGGTCAGCCGGTCGCGGTGGTGGTGGCCGCCACCGAGGCCCAGGCCGCGGACGCCGCCGCCGTGCTGGACATCGACTACGAGGTGCTGGATAGCGTGGATGACGCCGAGCAGGCCATGACCGACACGCAGCTGGTGTGGCCCCAGGGGGTGCCCCAGGCGGACAGCAGTCTGGCGGGCCTGCACGGCGGAGAGGCGAGTGTGCAGGGGGACGAGACCCGCTCGAACATTGACGAGCGCCGGGTCTTTGAGCGCGGCGACGTGGAGTCTGCGCTGGCCGCCGCCCACATCGTGATCGAGCGGACCTACACGAACGCCCGGGTTCACCAGTCCTATCTGGAGCCGCATGCCGTGGTCGCCCAGCCGGGAGTGCGCCCCGGTCAGGTCACGGTGTATACCAGCACGCAGGGCCAGTACGCGGTCCGCAGCGAGGTGGCCGGTGCGCTGGGGCTGCGTACGGGGGACGTGCGTATCGAACCCATGACCGTTGGTGGGGGCTTTGGCGCCAAGTACGGCATTGTGGACGCCCTGGTGACGGCGGTGGCGCTGCATGTGGACCGCCCGGTGCGGATGGTGCTCTCGCGCAGCGAGGACATGCTCACCACCATGCCCGCTCCCAGCACCTCCATCCGTGTGCGCCTGGGGGCCGATGAACACGGTCAGATCGTCGGTCTGGACGTGCAGGCCGTGATCGAGAACGGCCTGTTTCGCTTCGGACACGCCGGCATCATCGCCACCGTGGTCGGGGGCATGTACCGCTGCGACCACGTACGCATCGAGACGCTGGAGGTGCTTACCCACCGCCCGCCGGTTGGGGCCTACCGGGCGCCCGGCGTGCCGCAGGCCCTGTTCGCCCTGGAATCGAGCGTGGACGAGCTGGCCCATACCCTGGGCCATGATCCGCTGGAACTGCGGCTGCAAAACGCTGTCCAGGGCGGCGACTCCACCGGCACCGGGCGTCCGTGGCCCGACATCGGTCTGAAGGCCTGCCTGGAGCGTGCGCGCGAGCATCCGCTGTGGCAATCGCGCGGCACCGTACCCCATGAAGGCGTGGGGCTGGCCGTGGGCGGCTGGCCGGGGGGCTTCTCGCCGGCCGGCGCGGTGTGCCGTGTGGATACCGACGGCACTGTGCGGCTGCACGTCGGCAGTGTGGACATCAGCGGGGTCCACAGCTCGATGGTCCTGATCGTCGCCGAGACGCTGGGCATTGACCCGGAAGCGGTCGAGATCGTTCAGGGCACCACCGACAGCGGTCCGTACGCCCCGGCCTCGGGCGGCTCACAGGTCACCATCAGCCTCTCGGGGGCGGTGCTGGGAGCCAGCCAGCAGGTCCGCGAGCAGTTGCTGGACCTCGCGGCCTCACATTTCGAGGCGCACCGCGAAGATATTGAATTGAGCGAGGGCCAGGCCCGCGTGCGCGGCGTGGCCGGGCAGTCGGTCAACCTGGGGGAGCTTGCCCAGCGGGGGCAACGCCTGCCGGGCGGTCCCGGCCCGGTCGTCGCCGAGGGACGGGCCGCCATCAAGGGTGGGGCTCCCGGCTTCACCGCCCAGCTGATGCGGGTCCGTGTGGACCCCGACACCGGCCACGTCACGCCGCTGGATGCCGTGTGCATTCAGGACGTCGGCTACGCCCTGAATCCGCTGCTTGTGGAGGGCCAGATGCACGGCGGCGCGGCGCAGGGCCTGAGCATGGGGCTGTATGAGGGCATGCACTTCGAGGGCGGCACGCTGACCAATCCGAACTTTCTGGAATATGTCTTTCCCACCTCCAGCGACCTGCCGCCCATCGACGCGGTGATCGTCGAGCGGCCCTCCGAGCACGGGCCCTTCGGAGCGCGCATCGTCGGCGAGCCGCCCATCACGGCTGGGGCCGCCGCCATCGCCAACGCAATCCGGGCCGCGGCGGGCGTGCGGGTGACGCAGCTGCCCGCCACGGCCGAACACGTCTGGCAGTTGATGCAACAGCGCGATCAGCAGGCCGGCCATCCGCCGGGCCGCACCGAGGCCCCGCATCCCTCCTGA
- a CDS encoding (4Fe-4S)-binding protein gives MTLPPTPEELAQGKAYPAPGITVYYDARRCVHVANCVRGLPDVFDTAQRPWIQPGQAPAGRVAAVVRTCPTGALHYRLDDGPAEAPADPTTVLPIPDGPLTVTGNLSIQTPAGEVRDVRVTLCRCGHSANKPFCDGTHARVGWRSAD, from the coding sequence ATGACCCTCCCCCCCACCCCTGAGGAGCTGGCGCAGGGCAAGGCCTACCCGGCCCCCGGCATCACGGTGTACTACGACGCGCGGCGCTGCGTGCATGTCGCCAATTGCGTGCGCGGCCTGCCCGACGTCTTTGATACCGCGCAGCGCCCGTGGATTCAGCCGGGCCAGGCCCCCGCCGGGCGCGTGGCCGCCGTGGTCCGCACCTGTCCCACCGGGGCGCTGCATTACCGCCTTGACGACGGTCCCGCGGAGGCCCCCGCTGATCCCACGACGGTGTTGCCCATTCCTGACGGCCCCCTCACCGTGACGGGTAACCTGAGCATTCAGACCCCAGCCGGCGAGGTCCGCGACGTCCGTGTCACGCTGTGCCGCTGCGGTCACAGCGCGAACAAACCCTTCTGTGACGGCACCCACGCCCGGGTGGGCTGGCGCAGCGCCGACTGA
- a CDS encoding helix-turn-helix transcriptional regulator, with translation MYDPSMRVLTVLEVLQSRESVTGAELAALLEVSPRTVQRYVARLQDLGIPVEGRRGVGGAYHLRPGFRLPPLMFTDEEALSLALGLLSLRHLGLGALVPAAHAAGAKLARTLPQALRETVQALSAAVQLDSSPWVVQADAALLAEVLAAVRAARTVEFGYTDLHGRPTRRQMDVYRALHLDGRWYVVGRCHLRQALRSFRLDRMDDLHVLSSGFEAPPDFDALAFLQASLPDPPRTHHISVWLAAPPGELRGRLSVWFTDLVAEAGGTRVRCQRERLEDFAALLLGLDCGVRVDEPPELRRVFAAFSARCAALAAPTLNHDPPPHP, from the coding sequence ATGTACGACCCCTCCATGCGGGTGCTCACGGTGCTGGAAGTTCTGCAGTCCCGCGAAAGCGTGACCGGCGCGGAACTCGCCGCGCTGCTGGAGGTCAGCCCGCGCACGGTGCAGCGCTACGTGGCCCGCCTGCAGGACCTGGGGATTCCGGTGGAGGGGCGGCGCGGCGTGGGCGGGGCGTATCACCTGAGGCCCGGCTTCCGGCTGCCCCCGCTGATGTTCACGGACGAGGAGGCGCTGAGTCTGGCGCTGGGGCTGCTGTCGCTGCGGCACCTGGGGCTGGGGGCGCTGGTCCCGGCGGCCCATGCGGCGGGCGCCAAGCTGGCCCGCACGCTGCCGCAGGCCCTGCGCGAGACGGTGCAGGCGCTCTCGGCGGCGGTGCAGCTGGACTCCTCGCCGTGGGTGGTGCAGGCGGACGCGGCGCTGCTCGCAGAGGTGCTCGCGGCGGTCCGCGCGGCCCGGACGGTGGAATTCGGCTACACCGACCTGCATGGCCGCCCAACGCGCCGGCAGATGGACGTGTACCGCGCCCTGCACTTGGACGGCCGGTGGTATGTGGTGGGCCGCTGCCACCTGCGTCAGGCGCTCCGGTCCTTCCGACTCGACCGCATGGACGACCTGCATGTGCTGAGCAGCGGCTTTGAGGCGCCGCCCGACTTTGATGCCCTGGCCTTCCTGCAGGCCAGTCTGCCGGACCCGCCCCGGACCCACCACATCAGTGTGTGGCTGGCCGCGCCGCCCGGAGAGTTGCGCGGCCGCCTGTCCGTGTGGTTCACCGATCTGGTGGCCGAGGCCGGAGGCACCCGGGTGCGCTGTCAGCGCGAGCGGCTTGAAGACTTCGCCGCGCTGCTGCTCGGGCTGGACTGCGGGGTGCGGGTGGATGAACCCCCGGAACTGCGCCGGGTGTTTGCCGCGTTCTCGGCACGGTGCGCGGCGCTGGCTGCCCCTACACTGAACCATGACCCTCCCCCCCACCCCTGA
- a CDS encoding thymidine phosphorylase — MASSSPFNVPDLIRKKRDGGEHSHAELEGLILGYTRGEVPDYQISAWLMAVYLRGMTPQETADLTLVMAGSGDQLDLGDLPRTVDKHSTGGVGDKTSLILTPMLSALGLTVAKMSGRGLAHTGGTIDKLESFPGWTPELSEERFLAQAREIGLALVGQSRDLAPADGKLYALRDVTATVDCLPLIASSIMSKKLASGAHTVVLDVKVGAGAFMQTLEDGRALARAMVDIGTRAGRQVRAVLTDMDAPLGHMAGNSLEVQEALDTLRGTGPEDLTELCVALAVEVLAAAGEDEGEAAARARATLHDGSALEKFRAFVAAQGGDPALVDEPGHLDVAPGRSDITAPAAGFVGRIDALGVGRAVLALGGGRERKGEAIDHGVGVELLKKPGEAVDRGEAVLRLYHRDGRGLDTARRLLEDGLSIVDTAPAPEKLILDRVN; from the coding sequence ATGGCCTCCTCTTCCCCCTTCAACGTTCCCGACCTGATCCGAAAGAAGCGTGACGGCGGTGAGCATTCCCACGCCGAACTGGAGGGCCTGATCCTGGGCTACACGCGCGGCGAGGTGCCGGACTACCAGATCAGCGCGTGGCTGATGGCGGTGTACCTGCGCGGCATGACGCCCCAGGAAACGGCAGACCTGACGCTGGTGATGGCCGGCAGCGGCGATCAGCTGGATCTGGGAGACCTGCCGCGCACGGTGGACAAGCATTCCACCGGCGGCGTGGGCGACAAGACCAGCCTGATCCTGACCCCCATGCTCTCGGCGCTGGGACTCACGGTCGCCAAGATGAGCGGGCGCGGGCTGGCCCATACCGGCGGCACCATCGACAAGCTCGAGAGCTTTCCCGGCTGGACGCCGGAGCTGTCCGAGGAGCGCTTTCTGGCCCAGGCCCGCGAGATCGGCCTCGCGCTGGTCGGCCAAAGCCGGGACCTCGCGCCCGCCGACGGCAAACTGTACGCGCTGCGCGACGTGACGGCCACGGTGGACTGCCTGCCGCTGATCGCCAGCTCGATCATGAGCAAGAAACTGGCCTCGGGAGCACACACGGTAGTGCTGGACGTGAAGGTCGGGGCCGGGGCCTTCATGCAGACACTGGAGGACGGGCGGGCGCTGGCCCGCGCGATGGTGGACATCGGCACGCGGGCCGGGCGGCAGGTGCGCGCGGTACTCACCGACATGGACGCTCCGCTGGGACACATGGCGGGCAACAGTCTGGAGGTGCAGGAGGCCCTGGACACCCTGCGCGGCACGGGACCTGAGGACCTGACCGAGTTGTGCGTGGCCCTGGCCGTGGAAGTGCTCGCCGCCGCCGGAGAAGATGAGGGCGAGGCCGCCGCCCGCGCCCGCGCCACCCTGCACGACGGCTCGGCGCTGGAGAAGTTCCGCGCCTTCGTGGCGGCCCAGGGCGGCGACCCCGCGCTGGTGGACGAGCCGGGCCACCTGGACGTGGCCCCCGGACGCTCCGACATCACCGCGCCGGCTGCAGGATTTGTGGGCCGCATTGACGCCCTGGGGGTGGGCCGCGCGGTGCTCGCCCTGGGCGGCGGGCGCGAGCGCAAGGGCGAGGCCATCGACCACGGGGTCGGTGTGGAACTGCTTAAAAAACCCGGCGAGGCGGTGGACCGCGGAGAGGCCGTGCTGCGGCTGTACCACCGGGACGGCCGCGGCCTGGACACCGCCCGCCGCCTGCTGGAAGACGGGCTGAGCATCGTGGACACGGCCCCCGCTCCCGAGAAGCTGATTCTGGACCGCGTGAACTGA
- a CDS encoding DinB family protein, which produces MTNTSVVEVSPAVGSGSPRVLSVADVLAHWQGHRCLTRRVIEAFPEDRLFSFTAAPPMRTFGELTLELWGLTGYHLRGLTTDDWSWQPPESSDLNTRAAVLDAWDAQTPQLESAFAGVEPGWFTTAQDMAWGRFSPQQSVAFAVDNEIHHRGQGYVYLRALGIEPPAFYDYMGP; this is translated from the coding sequence ATGACAAATACGTCCGTTGTTGAAGTGTCTCCCGCCGTGGGTTCCGGGTCCCCCAGGGTTCTTTCGGTCGCCGATGTCCTGGCGCACTGGCAGGGCCACCGCTGCCTGACCCGCCGGGTGATCGAGGCCTTTCCCGAAGACCGGCTGTTCAGCTTTACCGCCGCTCCGCCGATGCGGACCTTCGGCGAACTGACGCTGGAACTGTGGGGGTTGACCGGCTACCACCTGAGGGGCCTGACCACCGACGACTGGAGCTGGCAGCCCCCCGAATCCTCCGATCTGAACACCCGCGCCGCCGTGCTGGACGCCTGGGATGCGCAGACCCCACAGCTGGAATCCGCCTTCGCCGGGGTGGAGCCCGGGTGGTTCACCACCGCGCAGGACATGGCCTGGGGCCGCTTCTCTCCGCAGCAGAGCGTGGCCTTCGCGGTGGACAACGAGATTCACCACCGGGGGCAGGGGTACGTGTACCTGCGGGCACTGGGTATCGAGCCGCCCGCCTTCTATGACTACATGGGGCCGTGA